A window from Roseburia sp. 499 encodes these proteins:
- a CDS encoding DMT family transporter, producing the protein MSKLQIRNTILLFLTAFIWGTAFVAQSVGTDYLGPFTFNCVRSLIGGVVLIPCIWLLRKIAPSEKREESKVEDKRLLIVGGALCGLLLCLASNFQQMGIAYTTVGKAGFITAFYIIIVPILGLFIKKKCAPSVWIGVVLALVGLYFLCITEEFSVGKGDALVFVCALLFAIHILVIDHFTELVDGVKMSCIQFFVCGFLSGIPMFLSENPKISDIIEAWQPLLYAGILSCGVAYTLQIVGQKGINPTVASLILSLESVISVLAGMVVLQQHLSKREVAGCVLMFCAIILAQLPQKREKEEQVI; encoded by the coding sequence ATGAGTAAGTTACAGATAAGAAATACAATATTGTTGTTTTTAACAGCATTTATCTGGGGAACGGCTTTTGTGGCACAGAGTGTGGGAACGGACTATTTAGGTCCGTTCACCTTTAACTGTGTTAGAAGTCTGATTGGCGGAGTTGTATTGATTCCATGTATCTGGTTGCTGAGAAAGATTGCACCGTCGGAAAAAAGGGAAGAATCTAAGGTGGAAGACAAGCGACTTTTAATAGTTGGAGGAGCTCTTTGTGGATTGCTTTTATGTCTTGCAAGTAATTTTCAGCAGATGGGGATTGCTTATACTACGGTAGGAAAAGCAGGGTTTATTACAGCATTTTATATTATTATTGTGCCAATTCTGGGATTGTTTATAAAGAAGAAATGTGCACCTTCTGTGTGGATAGGAGTAGTACTGGCACTGGTAGGGCTGTATTTTTTGTGTATTACGGAAGAATTTTCGGTTGGAAAGGGAGATGCGCTGGTATTTGTCTGCGCACTTTTGTTTGCAATTCATATTTTGGTAATAGATCATTTTACAGAACTTGTAGATGGTGTAAAGATGTCATGTATACAGTTCTTTGTCTGCGGTTTTTTATCAGGAATTCCTATGTTTTTATCTGAGAACCCCAAGATTTCCGATATAATAGAGGCATGGCAACCACTGTTGTATGCAGGCATACTGTCCTGTGGAGTGGCATATACGTTGCAGATTGTAGGACAGAAAGGGATTAACCCTACGGTGGCATCCTTAATACTTAGTTTAGAGTCAGTGATTTCTGTATTAGCAGGAATGGTCGTGCTGCAACAACATTTAAGTAAAAGAGAAGTGGCAGGGTGTGTTTTGATGTTTTGTGCGATTATTCTGGCACAGTTGCCGCAGAAAAGAGAGAAAGAAGAGCAAGTAATATGA
- a CDS encoding MATE family efflux transporter, translated as MSDTKLDLLKGNILKSLIIFAIPLFISNLFQQLYNTADTMIVGHFLGDSFLAAIGACTAVYELLVGFALGIGNGMSMVVARSYGAGDEARLKRAVAGSIVIGAGVTVVVMIVSKLFLYPLMEILQTPQEIIDESYSYISLLTICVGVMFAYNLLAGLLRAIGNSVMPLVFLVTSSVINVVLDVVFITQFSMGVKGAAVATVLAQGISALLCLLYIFRKTKLLIPDREHFKIESRLYGELVGQGLSMGFMLAIVSTGTVILQFAINKLGYLIIAGHTAARKLSSFCTMPLITLALATATFVSQNRGADQKERIVKAVRYANWLSLIWSGFITVVLFFTAPALVKLLSGSTEAVVIENGANYLRINAPLYSVLGILLVLRNSLQGLGKKIVPLVSSVIELLGKIVFVVLLIPTLKYFGVIICEPVIWCLMCAQLAFAFYTDPYIRKKEKSL; from the coding sequence ATGTCAGATACGAAGTTAGACCTTTTAAAAGGAAATATACTAAAATCATTAATTATTTTTGCCATACCTTTATTCATATCCAACTTATTTCAACAGTTGTACAATACAGCGGATACTATGATTGTGGGACACTTTCTGGGTGATTCCTTCTTGGCGGCTATCGGGGCATGTACAGCAGTTTATGAGTTACTGGTAGGATTTGCGCTTGGAATTGGAAATGGAATGAGTATGGTAGTGGCAAGAAGCTATGGTGCGGGAGATGAGGCGCGTTTGAAACGTGCAGTAGCTGGTTCTATCGTAATCGGTGCCGGAGTAACAGTAGTGGTTATGATAGTTTCAAAGCTTTTCCTGTATCCGCTTATGGAAATATTGCAGACTCCTCAGGAAATTATAGATGAGTCTTACTCTTACATTTCTTTGTTAACAATATGTGTGGGGGTTATGTTTGCCTATAATCTTTTGGCAGGCTTACTGCGGGCAATTGGAAATAGCGTGATGCCCTTGGTGTTTTTGGTAACATCTTCTGTCATTAATGTTGTGTTGGATGTGGTATTTATTACACAGTTTTCCATGGGAGTAAAAGGAGCGGCAGTAGCAACCGTATTAGCACAAGGAATTTCGGCATTGCTGTGTCTGCTTTATATTTTCCGAAAAACGAAATTACTGATACCGGATAGAGAACATTTTAAAATAGAGAGCAGATTGTACGGAGAATTGGTAGGTCAAGGATTGTCTATGGGCTTTATGTTGGCGATTGTGTCTACGGGAACGGTGATATTGCAATTTGCTATTAATAAGCTGGGATATCTGATTATTGCCGGTCATACAGCAGCAAGAAAATTAAGTAGTTTTTGTACAATGCCGCTTATTACACTTGCGTTGGCAACGGCTACTTTTGTATCGCAGAATCGTGGTGCAGATCAGAAAGAGAGAATTGTCAAGGCAGTACGGTATGCCAACTGGCTCTCACTCATTTGGTCAGGATTTATTACAGTGGTATTGTTTTTTACAGCGCCAGCATTGGTGAAGCTGCTATCAGGTTCAACAGAAGCGGTGGTAATTGAGAACGGAGCAAATTATTTAAGAATTAATGCACCGTTGTATTCCGTTTTAGGAATTTTGTTGGTATTGCGAAATTCATTGCAAGGATTGGGAAAAAAGATTGTTCCATTGGTGTCGAGTGTGATTGAATTGTTGGGAAAGATTGTATTTGTTGTTTTATTAATACCGACATTGAAATATTTTGGGGTTATCATTTGTGAACCGGTAATTTGGTGTTTGATGTGTGCTCAGTTAGCTTTTGCTTTTTATACAGACCCTTATATTCGAAAAAAAGAAAAATCCTTATGA
- a CDS encoding tetratricopeptide repeat protein, producing MNNRKTRKKSGVILWILVMTLGVSVITGCQGEESLKKEKEYRKAGISKMEEGDYAGAVESFQKALDQSLAVVGDLEIDICYYKAAAQYKSGDVEGALETYEALMNYDKKNGEPYYLRGCIYLKQGDVEKAKEDFNKALELKPNDYELYVSIYENLIGIGETDEAGKILDNALEVKGEEAEDYRERGHIYLLKGDYESARKELDKAINKEDTKALLYMAQVYEAQGNSAQAQALYESYSARNGSDSEALRTLGEMQMEQGNYQQALEFFQKALAAESVTNEQAIRKNEIIAYEQLRDFASAKEKMAAYVEDYPEDEQAQREFIFLQTR from the coding sequence ATGAATAACAGGAAAACAAGAAAAAAATCCGGGGTTATATTGTGGATTCTGGTGATGACACTGGGAGTGTCTGTCATAACGGGATGTCAGGGCGAGGAATCACTAAAAAAGGAAAAGGAGTATCGCAAGGCAGGAATCTCCAAAATGGAAGAAGGAGATTATGCAGGTGCGGTAGAATCCTTTCAAAAGGCATTGGATCAGTCACTTGCTGTAGTAGGAGATTTGGAAATTGACATTTGTTATTATAAAGCAGCAGCTCAGTATAAAAGTGGAGATGTCGAAGGTGCATTGGAAACATATGAGGCCCTGATGAATTATGATAAGAAAAATGGAGAACCTTATTACCTGCGGGGATGTATCTACCTGAAGCAGGGAGATGTTGAAAAAGCAAAAGAGGATTTTAATAAGGCACTAGAGTTGAAGCCGAATGATTATGAACTGTATGTTTCCATTTATGAGAATCTGATTGGAATCGGAGAAACAGACGAGGCAGGAAAAATATTAGATAATGCTCTGGAAGTGAAGGGCGAGGAAGCGGAAGATTATCGGGAACGGGGACATATTTATCTGTTAAAGGGTGACTATGAAAGTGCCAGAAAAGAGCTGGATAAGGCAATAAATAAAGAAGATACCAAAGCATTGCTTTATATGGCACAGGTGTATGAGGCGCAGGGAAATTCTGCACAGGCACAGGCGTTATATGAAAGCTATTCTGCACGAAACGGTTCTGATTCCGAAGCATTGCGTACCTTAGGGGAAATGCAGATGGAGCAGGGGAATTATCAGCAGGCATTAGAATTCTTTCAAAAGGCACTTGCAGCAGAGAGTGTTACGAACGAGCAGGCAATCCGTAAAAACGAAATTATTGCATATGAGCAGTTGAGAGATTTTGCATCGGCAAAAGAAAAAATGGCGGCGTATGTAGAAGATTATCCGGAAGATGAACAGGCACAACGAGAATTTATTTTTTTACAAACAAGATAA